The following proteins are co-located in the Penaeus monodon isolate SGIC_2016 chromosome 10, NSTDA_Pmon_1, whole genome shotgun sequence genome:
- the LOC119577821 gene encoding chromodomain-helicase-DNA-binding protein Mi-2 homolog isoform X14, translating into MPSDVEETEYREEEEEQGEGEEEEQDQGDSNEEEQDEEWGGGKRKRKKSKKRKSSRGERGRKKRKKKDESESEGEYEEEGGRVDSDNQEETPKGRGRGKGRGRPPATPTATVPESSGGDQMPTVAEVCESFGLNDVELEYTDSDFQNLTTYKLFQQHVRPLLAKENPRVPVSKLMMLVAAKWREFTARNQQQEEEEEDEIVEEEEEEEPEPAPITPKGRGRPRKAKVDEEVEEDFDDDSEGVGKKKRGRKRTATAEGKSKKGGKVPTLKIKLGKRKKDTSVSLEDESSQDSDAEFEQMLAEAEDMNKAEDEAEQQNAPKKKAKTKIGNKNKRKKRMKAKDEDGYETDHQSPPNQDYCEVCQQGGEIILCDTCPKAYHLVCLEPELEEAPEGKWSCPTCESEGVKEEDEHMEYCKVCKDGGELLCCDSCVNAYHTYCLSPPLFEVPEGEWTCQRCACEPLPGKVQKILFWRYVDPPKPPENWKEIVGDKWEKYQFKQLREFLVKWVDMSYWHCSWISELMLDVHHPQMLRSYFKKFDPDEPPVPGMDDDDEVGSQRRGKSIDPNSLEERYYKYGIKSTWLKIHRVLNHRSLRDGTIQYLVKWRDLPYDQATWEDEDEEIIGLKTAIEFYHDLRAACNADAVGKSKKGKKKGKARARELGEEDREPSSPRRYTPPPDKPVTNLSKKWEKQPDYLDMTGLSLHEYQLEGVNWLRYSWGQGTDTILADEMGLGKTIQTIAFLYSLYKEGHSKGPFLVAVPLSTIINWEREFEMWAPDFYVVTYVGDRESRSMIREHELSFEEGAVRSASKATRIRTTNVKFNVLLTSYEMISMDQACLGSLEWACLVVDEAHRLKSNQSKFFRVLNQYNIVYRLLLTGTPLQNNLEELFHLLNFLCPEKFSDLSSFQNEFEDIAKEDQIKKLHDLLGPHMLRRLKTDVLKNMPTKSEFIIRVELSPLQKKYYKYILTRNFEALNSRGGGQQVSLLNIVMDLKKCCNHPYLFPAAAEEAPKLPNGMYVSRDLVKASGKFILLESMLEKLKRDGHRVLIFSQMTRMLDVLEDFCEGMGYKYERIDGGITGQARQEAIDRFNAPGAQQFIFLLSTRAGGLGINLATADTVIIYDSDWNPHNDIQAFSRAHRIGQANKVMIYRFVTRNSVEERVTQVAKRKMMLTHLVVRPGMGSKATNFSKQELDDILRFGTEELFKEEEGKEDEAIHYDNQAIEELLDRTKEGIEQKENWANEYLSSFKVASYVTKEGEEEEMEDVEVLKQEADNTDSLYWERLLRHHFEQQQEDLARTLGKGKRVRKQVNYNDAADGREDLSWQEQGSDYNSDFSMPSDNDNDDEFDEKNETEGGRRSRRRGDRGDRDRPLPPLLARVGGNIEVLGFNARQRKAFLNAVMRYGMPPQEAFNSQWLVRDLRGKSEKCFRAYTSLFMRHLCEPGNDNAETFADGVPREGLSRQHVLTRIGVMSLIRKKISEFETINGHYSMPEALNRPVEPAVVDGGKSNGTSASGTPATSVTPSPAPSVKGESEDKEEDKKEEAKKEDDKKAEDKEKKDEKETEKEEEKKEEKVEKKEEEKTEGEKEKKDEPAETPEVKAEEEEKKETEQTEKKEEPEKMEVEETKKEEEKKEEVKMETEEKEQKEEQKTEEKEEAEVKAEKVEKTEEDKEAEKKEEVKKEEEEKEDEKDKEKEKEKEGDKDKDKDKDKKEEDDKKDSKKKDVDSVAKRKFMFNIADGGFTELHTLWQNEEKAAVPGREYEIWHRRHDYWLLAGIVTHGYGRWQDIQNDVRFAIINEPFKMDVGKGNFLEIKNKFLARRFKQLLEQALVIEEQLRRAAFLNLQQDPHHPACTLNARFAEVECLAESHQHLSKESLAGNKPANAVLNKVLNQLEELLSDMKSDVTRLPASLARIPPVAQRLQMSERSILSRLASGAGNVDKSAQGAGEGQISTTFPGGFTPTGALPTLGNANFANFRPQYSLPGAATGPGVPSVQVSSLQSLGASLHMLAASNPLLDPHLSMQQPPTSHSGAISAATRASLLLHQQQQQQLQQHSGDTKNLIYLD; encoded by the exons aggaggaggaggaacaaggggaaggggaagaagaagaacaagatcaAGGTGATTCaaatgaagaagaacaagatGAAGAGTGGGGTGGAGGAAAACGGAaacgaaagaaaagtaaaaagagaaagtcCTCACGCGGTGAGCGTGGgcggaaaaaacgaaagaagaaagatgagagtgagagt GAAGGTGAATATGAAGAAGAGGGTGGCCGTGTTGACTCAGACAATCAAGAAGAAACCCCAAAAGGAAGGGGTCGTGGAAAAGGACGTGGGAGGCCTCCTGCAACTCCCACAGCAACTGTACCAGAATCAA GTGGAGGAGATCAAATGCCAACAGTTGCTGAGGTGTGTGAAAGCTTTGGGCTGAATGATGTCGAATTGGAGTACACTGACTCAGATTTTCAGAACCTTACAACTTACAAGTTGTTCCAGCAACATGTACGTCCACTTCTGGCTAAGGAAAATCCAAGG GTACCAGTGTCTAAGTTGATGATGTTGGTAGCTGCAAAGTGGCGTGAATTCACGGCTCGCAATCagcagcaggaagaggaggaggaagatgaaattgtagaagaggaggaagaagaggaaccaGAACCAGCACCG ATAACACCCAAGGGTCGGGGACGCCCTAGAAAAGCCAAGGTAgatgaagaagtagaggaagactttgatgatgatagtgaaggcGTTGGTAAGAAAAAACGTGGCCGAAAACGCACTGCTACAGcagaagggaaaagcaaaaagggtGGAAAAGTTCCAACTTTGAAGATTAAgttagggaagaggaagaaggacacCTCGGTGAGTCTG GAGGATGAATCAAGCCAAGACAGTGATGCAGAGTTTGAGCAAATGCTGGCTGAGGCAGAGGACATGAACAAGGCAGAAGATGAGGCAGAACAGCAAAATGCACCCAAAAAGAAAGCCAAAACCAAGATTGGCaacaaaaataaacgtaaaaaacgTATGAAGGCTAAAGATGAGGATGGATACGAAACCGATCATCAA TCTCCCCCAAATCAGGATTACTGCGAGGTATGTCAGCAGGGTGGTGAGATCATCCTTTGTGACACTTGTCCTAAGGCTTACCATCTGGTGTGTCTTGAACCAGAATTGGAAGAGGCTCCTGAGGGCAAGTGGTCATGCCCCACTTGTGAGTCAGAGGGAGTCAAGGAAGAAGATGAACATATGGAGTACTGTAAAGTTTGTAAG GATGGTGGTGAACTTCTTTGCTGTGATTCATGTGTGAATGCATACCATACATATTGCTTGTCGCCACCCTTGTTTGAAGTACCTGAAGGAGAATGGACTTGTCAGCGCTGTGCTTGTGAGCCTTTGCCAGGAAAAGTCCAGAAGATCCTATTCTGGAG ATATGTTGACCCTCCAAAGCCACCAGAGAATTGGAAGGAGATTGTTGGAGACAAATGGGAAAAATATCAGTTCAAACAGTTGCGCGAGTTTTTGGTGAAGTGGGTTGACATGTCCTACTGGCACTGCTCTTGGATTTCAGAACTCATGCTGGATGTACATCATCCTCAG ATGTTGCGTTCATACTTCAAAAAGTTTGATCCAGATGAGCCTCCTGTACCtggtatggatgatgatgatgaagtaggtTCACAAAGACGTGGCAAAAGCATTGATCCGAACTCCTTGGAAGAAAG ATATTACAAATATGGAATCAAGTCCACCTGGTTGAAAATCCATCGTGTGTTGAACCATCGTTCTTTACGGGATGGAACCATACAGTATCTTGTGAAATGGCGAGACTTACCCTATGACCAAGCTACatgggaagatgaggatgaggagattATTGGcttaaaaactgcaattgagtttTATCATGATCTGAGAGCAGCATGTAATGCTGATGCTG TTGGTAagagtaagaaggggaaaaagaaaggcaaggCAAGGGCACGAGAATTGGGTGAGGAAGATCGTGAGCCCTCTTCACCCCGGCGATACACTCCTCCTCCTGATAAACCAGTAACCAACCTCAGTAAGAAGTGGGAGAAGCAGCCAGACTACTTGGACATGACTGGGCTCTCACTTCACGAGTATCAGCTTGAGGGTGTGAATTGGTTAAG ATATTCTTGGGGTCAGGGAACAGACACCATCTTGGCCGATGAGATGGGTCTTGGAAAGACAATTCAGACAATTGCATTTTTGTATTCACTGTACAAAGAAGGACACTCCAAAGGTCCCTTCCTTGTTGCTGTCCCACTCTCCACCATCATAAATTGGGAAAGAGAGTTTGAGATGTGGGCCCCAGATTTCTATGTTGTCACATATGTAGGCGACAGAGAATCACGATCTATGATTCGTGAGCACGAATTGTCATTTGAAGAAGGAGCAGTGCGAAGTGCATCAAAAGCCACACGTATCCGTACAACAAATGTAAAGTTCAATGTACTTCTAACTTCCTATGAGATGATATCTATGGATCAAGCTTGCTTAGGATCATTAGAGTGGGCCTGCTTGGTTGTAGATGAAGCTCACAGATTGAAGAGTAACCAGTCTAag TTCTTCCGTGTGCTGAACCAGTACAACATCGTTTATCGTCTTCTTTTAACTGGAACCCCACTTCAAAACAACCTGGAGGAACTTTTCCATTTACTCAACTTCTTGTGTCCTGAAAAATTCTCTGATCTATCTTCCTTCCAAAATGAATTTGAAGATATTGCAAAAGAAGATCAGATTAAGAAACTACATGATTTACTTGGACCTCACATGTTGAGAAGATTGAAGACTGATGTACTCAAG AACATGCCAACCAAGTCAGAGTTCATCATTCGTGTGGAGTTATCACCACTGCAGAAGAAATACTACAAATACATTCTTACTCGTAATTTTGAGGCCCTTAACTCAAGAGGAGGAGGCCAACAG GTTTCTTTGCTCAACATTGTTATGGATCTGAAGAAGTGTTGCAACCATCCATACCTCTTCCCAGCAGCAGCAGAAGAGGCCCCTAAACTGCCAAATGGGATGTATGTAAGCAGAGACCTTGTGAAGGCCAGTGGCAAGTTCATTCTCTTGGAGAGTATGTTGGAGAAGCTCAAACGTGATGGTCATCG tGTGTTGATTTTCTCTCAGATGACAAGGATGTTGGATGTCCTGGAAGACTTCTGTGAGGGCATGGGCTACAAATATGAAAGAATTGATGGTGGCATCACTGGTCAAGCTCGTCAAGAGGCCATTGATAG GTTCAATGCTCCAGGTGCCCagcagtttattttcttattgtctaCTCGTGCGGGTGGTTTAGGTATCAACTTGGCCACTGCAGATACTGTCATCATCTACGATTCAGATTGGAATCCACATAACGATATTCAAGCTTTCTCCAGAGCTCATCGTATTGGTCAGGCAAATAAG GTGATGATTTACCGGTTTGTGACTCGTAACTCTGTGGAGGAAAGAGTCACACAGGTTGCCAAGAGAAAGATGATGTTGACCCACTTGGTTGTCCGTCCTGGAATGGGATCAAAAGCCACAAACTTCTCCAAACAAGAATTGGATGATATCTTGAG GTTTGGTACTGAAGAACTTTTCaaagaggaggagggcaaggaggaTGAAGCTATCCATTATGATAACCAGGCAATTGAGGAACTCCTTGACCGTACAAAGGAGGGTATTGAACAGAAGGAGAACTGGGCTAATGAGTACCTCAGCTCTTTCAAGGTTGCTTCATATGTTaccaaagaaggggaagag gaggaaatggaggatgtTGAGGTTTTGAAGCAAGAAGCAGATAATACAGATTCCCTTTACTGGGAACGACTTTTGCGCCATCACTTCGAGCAACAACAGGAAGATCTGGCAAGAACACTTGGAAAGGGTAAACGAGTCAGGAAACAG GTGAACTATAACGATGCAGCAGATGGTAGAGAAGATCTTAGCTGGCAAGAACAAGGATCAGACTACAACTCTGACTTCTCCATGCcatcagataatgataatgatgatgaatttgatgaaaagaatgaaa CTGAAGGAGGTCGTAGATCACGCCGTCGTGGTGACAGAGGTGACCGTGATCGTCCATTGCCACCACTTCTTGCCCGAGTTGGAGGAAATATTGAA GTTCTGGGATTCAATGCCAGACAGCGCAAGGCTTTCCTTAATGCAGTTATGCGTTATGGAATGCCCCCTCAAGAAGCCTTCAACTCTCAATG gttggTTCGAGACCTTCGAGGCAAGAGTGAGAAGTGCTTCAGAGCATACACATCTCTCTTCATGCGCCATTTGTGTGAACCTGGTAATGACAATGCTGAAACATTTGCTGATGGAGTGCCTCGTGAAGGATTAAGTAGACAACACGTTCTCACCAGAATCGGAGTGATGTCACTCATTCGCAAAAAG ATTTCAGAGTTTGAGACAATCAATGGCCATTACTCAATGCCAGAAGCTCTAAATAGGCCTGTTGAGCCAGCTGTAGTTGATGGTGGCAAAAGCAATGGAACATCTGCTTCTG GCACACCAGCAACAAGTGTAACTCCATCTCCAGCACCATCTGTGAAGGGAGAATCAGAAGACAAGGAAGAGGACAAAAAGGAAGAAGCTAAGAAAGAAGATGACAAGAAGgctgaagataaagaaaagaaggatgaaaaggagacagaaaaggaagaagaaaagaaggaagagaaggtagaaaagaaggaggaagaaaaaactgaaggagaaaaagaaaag AAGGATGAACCTGCTGAAACCCCAGAAGtgaaggcagaggaagaagaaaagaaggaaacagaacaaactgagaagaaggaggaaccaGAGAAGATGGAAGTAGAGGAGaccaagaaggaagaggagaagaaggaggaagtgaaaatggaaactgaagaaaaagaacagaaggaagaacagaagactgaagagaaggaagag GCTGAGGTCAAGGCTGAAAAAGTTGAGAAGacagaggaggataaggaggctgaaaagaaggaagaagtcaagaaagaggaggaggagaaggaagatgagaaagacaaagagaaagaaaaggagaaggaaggagataaagataaGGACAAGGACaaagataagaaggaggaagatgataagAAAGATTCCAAGAAGAAGGATGTGGATTCCGTGGCAAAGAGAAAGTTCATGTTCAACATTGCTGATGGTGGGTTCACTGAGCTGCACACACTGTGGCAAAACGAGGAAAAGGCAGCTGTTCCCGGCCGCGAGTATGAGATCTGGCACCGCAG aCATGATTATTGGCTGCTTGCTGGTATTGTTACCCATGGGTATGGAAGGTGGCAAGACATCCAGAACGATGTCAGGTTTGCCATCATCAATGAGCCATTCAAGATGGATGTGGGCAAGGGTAATTTCTTGGAAATTAAGAACAAATTCCTTGCCAGAAGGTTCAAG CAGCTGTTAGAGCAAGCACTGGTCATTGAGGAACAGCTGCGTCGTGCAGCATTCCTTAACTTGCAACAGGATCCTCATCATCCTGCGTGTACCTTGAATGCTCGTTTCGCTGAAGTGGAATGTCTGGCTGAATCACACCAGCACCTCAGCAAGGAGTCCCTGGCTGGAAATAAGCCAGCAAATGCAGTCCTAAATAAG GTGCTGAACCAGCTGGAAGAGCTGCTGTCAGACATGAAGTCTGATGTCACACGGTTACCTGCTTCCCTTGCTCGTATTCCCCCTGTGGCCCAGCGTCTCCAAATGTCTGAGCGTTCTATCCTATCTCGCCTGGCCTCAGGCGCGGGTAATGTGGACAAAAGCGCTCAAGGAGCAGGTGAGG GTCAGATTTCGACCACATTCCCCGGTGGCTTCACCCCTACTGGTGCGCTGCCAACCCTGGGTAACGCCAACTTTGCTAACTTCCGACCCCAATATTCACTACCGGGAGCTGCAACAGGACCAG GTGTGCCATCTGTGCAGGTGAGCAGCCTCCAGAGCCTGGGTGCAAGCCTTCACATGCTTGCTGCCTCCAACCCTCTACTGGACCCACACTTGAGCATGCAGCAGCCCCCAACCTCTCACAGTGGGGCAATATCTGCTGCCACTCGAGCATCCCTTCTTCTTcaccaacagcaacagcagcaactcCAGCAGCATTCAGGAGACACAAAAAACCTGATATACTTGGATTAG